In Mustela erminea isolate mMusErm1 chromosome 8, mMusErm1.Pri, whole genome shotgun sequence, a genomic segment contains:
- the RAB17 gene encoding ras-related protein Rab-17, whose protein sequence is MAQAGQVPSPGAGLDQPCVFKLVLLGSGSVGKSSLALRYVKNDFKSILPTVGCAFFTKVVDLGAKSLKFEIWDTAGQEKYHSICHLYFRGANAALLVYDITRKDSFCKAQQWLKDLERESPPGEVVVMLVGNKTDLGEQREVTLQEGKEFAESKSLLFMEASAKLNHQVTEVFNAVAWELLQREEKKEGRQRRGDAGLALDGASAGQARCCPH, encoded by the exons ATGGCACAGGCGGGACAGGTCCCCTCTCCTGGGGCTGGCCTGGACCAGCCCTGCGTGTTCAAGCTGGTCCTCCTGGGAAGTGGCTCTGTGGGCAAGTCCAGCTTGGCTCTCCGGTACGTGAAGAATGACTTCAAGAGCATCCTGCCCACCGTGGGAT GTGCATTCTTCACGAAGGTGGTGGACTTGGGCGCCAAGTCTCTGAAGTTTGAGATCTGGGACACAGCTGGCCAGGAGAAGTACCACAGCATCTGCCACCTGTACTTTCGGGGCGCCAACGCTGCGCTTCTGGTGTATGACATCACCAGGAAG GATTCCTTCTGCAAGGCTCAGCAGTGGCTGAAGGACCTAGAGAGGGAGTCTCCCCCaggggaggtggtggtgatgCTGGTTGGGAACAAGACGGACCTCGGCGAGCAGCGGGAGGTGACGCTCCAG GAAGGGAAAGAGTTTGCGGAGAGCAAGAGTCTGCTGTTCATGGAGGCCTCAGCCAAACTAAACCACCAGGTGACCGAGGTCTTCAACGCTGTAG CCTGGGAGCTcctgcagagagaagagaagaaggagggacGGCAGCGGCGTGGAGATGCAGGGCTGGCTCTCGACGGGGCGTCTGCCGGGCAGGCCAGGTGCTGCCCCCACTAG